A single window of Callithrix jacchus isolate 240 chromosome 6, calJac240_pri, whole genome shotgun sequence DNA harbors:
- the ATF2 gene encoding cyclic AMP-dependent transcription factor ATF-2 isoform X2, translated as MKFKLHVNSARQYKDLWNMSDDKPFLCTAPGCGQRFTNEDHLAVHKHKHEMTLKFGPARNDSVIVADQTPTPTRFLKNCEEVGLFNELASPFENEFKKASEDDIKKMPLDLSPLATPIIRSKIEEPSVVETTHQDSPLPHPESTTSDEKEVPLAQTAQPTSAIVRPASLQVPNVLLTSSDSSVIIQQAVPSPTSSTVITQAPSSNRPIVPVPGPFPLLLHLPNGQTMPVAIPASITSSNVHVPAAVPLVRPVTMVPSVPGIPGPSSPQPVQSEAKMRLKAALTQQHPPVTNGDTVKGHGSGLVRTQSEESRPQSLQQPATSTTETPASPAHTTPQTQSTSGRRRRAANEDPDEKRRKFLERNRAAASRCRQKRKVWVQSLEKKAEDLSSLNGQLQSEVTLLRNEVAQLKQLLLAHKDCPVTAMQKKSGYHTADKDDSSEDISVPSSPHTEAIQHSSVSTSNGVSSTSKAEAVATSVLTQMADQSTEPALSQIVMAPSSQSQPSGS; from the exons CGTTTTACCAACGAGGATCATTTGGCTGTCCATAAACATAAACATGAGATGACACTGAAATTTGGTCCAGCACGTAATGACAGTGTCATTGTGGCTG ATCAGACCCCAACACCAACAAGATTCTTGAAAAACTGTGAAGAAGTGGGTTTGTTTAATGAGTTGGCAAGTCCGTTTGAGAATGAATTCAAGAAAGCTTCAGAAGATGACATTAAAAAA ATGCCTCTAGATTTATCCCCTCTTGCAACACCTATCATAAGAAGCAAAATTGAGGAGCCTTCTGTTGTGGAAACAACTCACCAGGATAGTCCTTTACCTCATCCAGAGTCTACTACCAGTGATGAGAAG GAAGTACCATTGGCACAAACTGCACAGCCCACATCAGCTATTGTTCGTCCAGCATCATTACAGGTTCCCAATGTGCTGCTAACAAGTTCTGACTCAAGTGTCATTATTCAGCAGGCAGTACCTTCACCAACCTCAAGtactgtaatcacccaggcaccATCCTCTAACAGGCCAATTGT ccCTGTACCAGGcccatttcctcttctgttaCATCTTCCTAATGGACAAACCATGCCTGTTGCTATTCCTGCATCAATTACAAGTTCTAATGTGCATGTTCCAGCTGCAGTCCCA CTCGTTCGACCAGTCACCATGGTGCCTAGTGTTCCAGGAATCCCAGGTCCTTCGTCTCCCCAACCAGTACAGTCAGAAGCAAAAATG AGATTAAAAGCTGCTTTGACCCAGCAACATCCTCCAGTTACCAATGGTGATACTGTCAAAGGTCATGGTAGTGGATTGGTTAGGACTCAGTCAGAGGAATCTCGACCACAGTCATTACAACAGCCAGCCACATCCACTACAGAAACTCCG GCTTCTCCAGCTCACACAACTCCACAGACCCAAAGTACAAGTGGTCGTCGGAGAAGAGCAGCTAATGAAGATCCTgatgaaaaaaggagaaagttcTTAGAGCGAAATAGAGCAGCAGCTTCAAGATGCCGACAAAAAAGGAAAGTCTGGGTTCAGTCTTtagagaagaaagcagaagacTTGAGTTCTTTAAATGGTCAACTGCAG AGTGAAGTCACCCTGCTGAGAAATGAAGTGGCACAGCTGAAACAGCTTCTTCTGGCTCATAAAGATTGCCCTGTAACTGCCATGCAGAAGAAATCTGGCTATCATA CTGCTGATAAAGATGATAGTTCAGAAGACATTTCAGTGCCGAGCAGTCCACATACAGAAGCTATACAACATAGTTCGGTCAGCACATCCAATGGAGTCAGTTCAACCTCCAAGGCAGAAGCTGTAGCCACTTCAGTCCTCACCCAGATGGCGGACCAGAGTACAGAGCCTGCTCTTTCACAGATCGTTATGGCTCCTTCCTCCCAGTCACAGCCCTCAGGAAGTTGA
- the ATF2 gene encoding cyclic AMP-dependent transcription factor ATF-2 isoform X3, with protein sequence MHCAWMWPDQTPTPTRFLKNCEEVGLFNELASPFENEFKKASEDDIKKMPLDLSPLATPIIRSKIEEPSVVETTHQDSPLPHPESTTSDEKEVPLAQTAQPTSAIVRPASLQVPNVLLTSSDSSVIIQQAVPSPTSSTVITQAPSSNRPIVPVPGPFPLLLHLPNGQTMPVAIPASITSSNVHVPAAVPLVRPVTMVPSVPGIPGPSSPQPVQSEAKMRLKAALTQQHPPVTNGDTVKGHGSGLVRTQSEESRPQSLQQPATSTTETPASPAHTTPQTQSTSGRRRRAANEDPDEKRRKFLERNRAAASRCRQKRKVWVQSLEKKAEDLSSLNGQLQSEVTLLRNEVAQLKQLLLAHKDCPVTAMQKKSGYHTADKDDSSEDISVPSSPHTEAIQHSSVSTSNGVSSTSKAEAVATSVLTQMADQSTEPALSQIVMAPSSQSQPSGS encoded by the exons ATCAGACCCCAACACCAACAAGATTCTTGAAAAACTGTGAAGAAGTGGGTTTGTTTAATGAGTTGGCAAGTCCGTTTGAGAATGAATTCAAGAAAGCTTCAGAAGATGACATTAAAAAA ATGCCTCTAGATTTATCCCCTCTTGCAACACCTATCATAAGAAGCAAAATTGAGGAGCCTTCTGTTGTGGAAACAACTCACCAGGATAGTCCTTTACCTCATCCAGAGTCTACTACCAGTGATGAGAAG GAAGTACCATTGGCACAAACTGCACAGCCCACATCAGCTATTGTTCGTCCAGCATCATTACAGGTTCCCAATGTGCTGCTAACAAGTTCTGACTCAAGTGTCATTATTCAGCAGGCAGTACCTTCACCAACCTCAAGtactgtaatcacccaggcaccATCCTCTAACAGGCCAATTGT ccCTGTACCAGGcccatttcctcttctgttaCATCTTCCTAATGGACAAACCATGCCTGTTGCTATTCCTGCATCAATTACAAGTTCTAATGTGCATGTTCCAGCTGCAGTCCCA CTCGTTCGACCAGTCACCATGGTGCCTAGTGTTCCAGGAATCCCAGGTCCTTCGTCTCCCCAACCAGTACAGTCAGAAGCAAAAATG AGATTAAAAGCTGCTTTGACCCAGCAACATCCTCCAGTTACCAATGGTGATACTGTCAAAGGTCATGGTAGTGGATTGGTTAGGACTCAGTCAGAGGAATCTCGACCACAGTCATTACAACAGCCAGCCACATCCACTACAGAAACTCCG GCTTCTCCAGCTCACACAACTCCACAGACCCAAAGTACAAGTGGTCGTCGGAGAAGAGCAGCTAATGAAGATCCTgatgaaaaaaggagaaagttcTTAGAGCGAAATAGAGCAGCAGCTTCAAGATGCCGACAAAAAAGGAAAGTCTGGGTTCAGTCTTtagagaagaaagcagaagacTTGAGTTCTTTAAATGGTCAACTGCAG AGTGAAGTCACCCTGCTGAGAAATGAAGTGGCACAGCTGAAACAGCTTCTTCTGGCTCATAAAGATTGCCCTGTAACTGCCATGCAGAAGAAATCTGGCTATCATA CTGCTGATAAAGATGATAGTTCAGAAGACATTTCAGTGCCGAGCAGTCCACATACAGAAGCTATACAACATAGTTCGGTCAGCACATCCAATGGAGTCAGTTCAACCTCCAAGGCAGAAGCTGTAGCCACTTCAGTCCTCACCCAGATGGCGGACCAGAGTACAGAGCCTGCTCTTTCACAGATCGTTATGGCTCCTTCCTCCCAGTCACAGCCCTCAGGAAGTTGA